Genomic segment of Chitinivibrionales bacterium:
CCCGTATGGCTGCACATCACCGACAAGGTGTACGTGCCTGCCAACGTGTATTCGGTGGTCAACAACTGGGGCACCTATGTCGCGGCAATGACCGCCACCGACGCCTCGGCCGACGTGAGAATACTCACGCATGTCAAGAACGAAAGCGGGGCCGACGCCAACGTGACCCTCACCACCAAGATCGTGGAGGCGCTGTCGACAATCGTGGCGTGGAGCGGGACCGCGACGCAGGTGATCCCCACGGACTCGGCGTTCGTCTTTGACCAGACCGCGACCGTGGCCAATCCGAAGCTGTGGTATCCGGCCAACAGCGTGTGGGGCAGGCCCAACATGTACCGGGTTTACCATATTGTCAAGGTCGGCACGAACACGGTGGACGTGTTCGAGAGCCCGCTCGGCATCCGCGTGATCACCTGGAACAACGATTGCCCGGTCATCAACGGCCATCCGCATTACCTGTGGGGCGGCGCGTCGCGCTACGATTATCCGGCGCTGGGCGCCGCCCTGCCCGAAGAGGTGTGGTGGCGCGATGCGAAACTCATGGCCGACGGCGGCGGCAGCCTCTGGCGGCCCGGCCATGCCACGACCAGCCCTGAATTTGTCGCGGCATGCAACGCATACGGCGTCATGCTCATGCAGCCCAGCGGCGACATCGAGGGGAGCTTCATGACCTCGCAGATAGCGCCGTGGACTTCGAGCTACAACGCGGGACTCAAATACGAAACCCACCGGGACATGCTGATCCGGGACAGGAACAACCCTTCAATCGTGGCGTGGGAAGTGAGCAACGGCCCCATCGACATTGATTTTGCGAAAGCGCTGCGGCACCTCGACAGCACGTGGGACTTTGTCCACACACGCGCCAGCTCCGACCGGGGCTATTGGCCGGATCAACCCAATGTGGTGGCCGGCGCCACCAGTATTATTTCCTGCTCGGGCGCGGGCTGCGCCACGCCGTTCCATCAGCAATATCCCACCATACCAACCTGGGGAGCCGAGGAATGGGGCGCGGGCACCGCCTTCAGGTTCGATTACGACGGCGAGCTCGCATTTGCAAACGGCTATGTCAATAACTGGAGGACTTATTACAAGGCGCATGTCTTCGGCTACACCCAGTGGTACATGGCGGAAACGCCGGGAGAAAACGGCATCGGAAGGTCGTTCGGGTGCGCGGCCATGGACTGGAACCGCATTCCCAAAATGCTGTACAAGATTTTTCAGGCAATCTGGACGCCGTATTCCGTGCGGCCGGTGGTCAATCTCGCGCATCACTGGAACCGCTCGGGAGCGATAACGGTGAACGCGTTTTCCAACTGTCCTAGCGTGCGGCTGCGCATCAACGGCGCCGACCAGGGGACCCAGACGCCGTATCCCGACACCGTGGGCACCGCCATGATGCCGAGGCAATGCTCCTGGAACGTGACCTGGGCCTCGGGCACGGTGCGCGCCGAGGGCCTTGACGCAGGCGGAAACGTGGTCTGCTTTGACGAAAAGAAAACCGCGGGCAATCCCGCATGCGTAGCGCTGACGGTTTTGCCGCCCATTGTCCGGCCCGACAACGGCGATACCTTTCAGATCTATGCAAACGGCTCGGATGCGGCGCTTATACTGGCCACCATTGTTGACGCGCAGGGCAACTGGTGCCCGACGTCGCAGCCCAATGTCACCTTTGCCGTGTCGGGCCAGGGCAATTACCGCGGCGGGGCCGACAACAACATATCCCCCGGCGGGGCCAACGCCCATTCGCCCGGCGATCCCGAGCTGACGGCCGAAGGCGGCATGTGCAAGGTTGCGGTGCGCTCGACGTTCACGCCCGGCACGGTCACGGTAACGGCCACGTCGCCCGGTCTGTGCAACGGCACCGCGACGTTCACCACGGTCGGCGTTCCTCCTGTCGGTATCGTGCGTCCCGTGTTTGTCAACAATTCTGAAATGCCGTCGGTTCAAATGAGAATGGCGGGCGGCATGCTGCGGTATTTCCTCAGCCGGCCGGCGGCCGTCTCGTTCGAGATTCTCAGCGCGGGCGGAAGGCTTGTTGACAAGGTGGAATTTTCAAGACAGTCTTCCGGCTGGCACGGGCTGCCGCTCGCGGAAAAAACCGGCAACGCCGGCCTCAAGGTCAACGGCGTGTATTTCGTTCGCTGCACGGTGGACGGGAAATTCCTGAGTGTGAAGAGGGTGCTGGTAACGCAATGAGGTCATAATAATTCACGGGATGATTGATTTAGAAAAGGCATCCGGATAGGATGCTTTTTCTGTTTTTATGGATAGATGATGATAAAAGTACGAGAAAAAGTTACGCGGCATGTCGTCTATGGATGCTATTTGGGCTGGCTGCTGCAAGAAGGCGCTTTCGTACAGGCGGGAATTCTCTCATCAGCTGCAATAGGATTTCCACCGGCGGCAAATAGTTTATCCCTGAATGAACACGCTTACGGTTGTAAACCTCCTCGATAAAGTACGGGATGCGTTCTGCAACATCGATGAAGCTTTCGTATTCCCAGATGTACACTTCATCCCTTTTCAGCGTTTTTATGAACGACTCGGCAAAGGCGTTGTCGTACGAATTTCCACTACGGGACATAATAATTGTAAAGCCATGCTGTTTCAACAAGTCCACATAATCCTGGCAGGCATATTGAACACCCCTGCCTAACGCCGCGCTAATATGCCGGACTACGACCGCATTTTCTCTATGCAAACCGGTGTCGCCAGGGAAGACATGATCGTAACGTTTTCCCATATGGACAGGCGCTTTTTCCAGAACGGCCAGTTTGTGAAAAAGGGGACCGCCGTGGGCACGGTCGGCCTCACCGGCGAAACCACAGGCCCGCATGTGCATGTCGGGTACGGCGTGAAAAGCGCACCCGGCGACGGCATTGACTTCGGAAAGTTTTTCTATAAATATACCGACCCCAAGCTGTTATTTTACCGGGAACAGTACCTTGCGAATGTAAACCGCTGAGGTAAAAAGCAGCAGAGGTTCGGCGGTATCGTGAAAGACCTTTACAAATAAAGATTACCCGCTATTTTGTCAGGATTGTTTTCGCTGAAAATGTCTGCCCGTCGATTACCGCCTTGATTAAATATACCCCGGTTTTATTTCCTCGACGCCAATTGATTGATTCATCGGAAACATTGCTGAAGCGATAGGCCAGACGGCCGGACATGGTATAAATCGAAACATCGGCCGGATGAAAGTGGCGGGGAAGAAAGATGATGCAAATGGAATTACCGGGTTCTTGACCAATACGAAGTGAAGGTGTTGAAAGATGTCTGGAGAAGATATTCTGTGTGGTTCCGGTTGTGATTTGACAATTATAAACTTCCAATTCCATATCTGATAATGCAAACGCCAGGTTTTTTACCGTGTCGATAAAGATATTTTTAGCACTTTTAAGAACTGGCGCATCAATGAATATGCCATCTGCGATTATAGGAAACTCGATTTGACCACTGACACGAATTATAGTCTTTACCTTGGGAGAATAATTAAAATCGATAATTTCAACAATACTGTCAGTGGACAAGAAATTTCCGGGGCTTATGGCGTTAAAGAAATATCTGCCGTTATATATTTTATTATTCAATACCGTATATCCATCAAGCGCGGTTGTATCAATAAATGAAATGATATTATTATTAATCGAATATCGCGCTGCCATAGTAACCCAGTCTCCAAAACCAAAATTTATACTTCCCATGGTGATGAAAACGCTGTCCGAAATAAACCCTGGAAAGTAGGTGGCTGGATAGCGAAAATCGCTTGGCAATTGCGGTATCATTATCCCGCTTACGACATGGATTTCGCCGGAGGAGTATTTGTAACGGACTAGAGAGTCCATATTGGGGCCTTCATTTCCAATAATGTTTGGTCCTTTGGAAAGCGATGCCTTTCCCAACATTGCTGCCGGAGACTTTCCGGTTCCGGCGAAAATGAGTGCGCTGGGGTTTGAAACGTTTATTATGGAAAAAGTTGTTGAATCAGGCGCCCCGGTT
This window contains:
- a CDS encoding DUF4982 domain-containing protein — protein: MALLIIAAACIAQTYTGEPSNRVKINLGATPWKFTTGDPANASTASFNDGAWQTVGVPYTWDDMQSFLNMGSGGPGGGLGSIAWYRKHFTLDNNYQGRKIFVEFEGAHIGAQVYINGTMIKTNSAYNPNATHVIGFEPFIVDITPYANFGTTENVLAVKISNVEGFYTYPHFSCEFKYGMGQGGLNWPVWLHITDKVYVPANVYSVVNNWGTYVAAMTATDASADVRILTHVKNESGADANVTLTTKIVEALSTIVAWSGTATQVIPTDSAFVFDQTATVANPKLWYPANSVWGRPNMYRVYHIVKVGTNTVDVFESPLGIRVITWNNDCPVINGHPHYLWGGASRYDYPALGAALPEEVWWRDAKLMADGGGSLWRPGHATTSPEFVAACNAYGVMLMQPSGDIEGSFMTSQIAPWTSSYNAGLKYETHRDMLIRDRNNPSIVAWEVSNGPIDIDFAKALRHLDSTWDFVHTRASSDRGYWPDQPNVVAGATSIISCSGAGCATPFHQQYPTIPTWGAEEWGAGTAFRFDYDGELAFANGYVNNWRTYYKAHVFGYTQWYMAETPGENGIGRSFGCAAMDWNRIPKMLYKIFQAIWTPYSVRPVVNLAHHWNRSGAITVNAFSNCPSVRLRINGADQGTQTPYPDTVGTAMMPRQCSWNVTWASGTVRAEGLDAGGNVVCFDEKKTAGNPACVALTVLPPIVRPDNGDTFQIYANGSDAALILATIVDAQGNWCPTSQPNVTFAVSGQGNYRGGADNNISPGGANAHSPGDPELTAEGGMCKVAVRSTFTPGTVTVTATSPGLCNGTATFTTVGVPPVGIVRPVFVNNSEMPSVQMRMAGGMLRYFLSRPAAVSFEILSAGGRLVDKVEFSRQSSGWHGLPLAEKTGNAGLKVNGVYFVRCTVDGKFLSVKRVLVTQ
- a CDS encoding peptidoglycan DD-metalloendopeptidase family protein translates to MIVTFSHMDRRFFQNGQFVKKGTAVGTVGLTGETTGPHVHVGYGVKSAPGDGIDFGKFFYKYTDPKLLFYREQYLANVNR
- a CDS encoding T9SS type A sorting domain-containing protein produces the protein MKNPIVLVVFFLWQAAFGLQAPYLFSADSVADTAVQLTWRNNSVDYQGIIILRKTVAAGTYEAIDTAPGTATSFTDAVRPTAQTTYYYALTAYSLTEHADTSNGDSASITPKSTIVFVSPQNLSVFYDTLTHIVHVQFYDSSTVELGYKIYKSANFAAFEMIKDIVSSTRSQKGVISYTDSAVSPNTWYQYYALTYNNQQGLSSNVDTLFTFDLDAMARSIPRKCSLSNKLSSFPINYKGWSLKFGDTIVLNETGAPDSTTFSIINVSNPSALIFAGTGKSPAAMLGKASLSKGPNIIGNEGPNMDSLVRYKYSSGEIHVVSGIMIPQLPSDFRYPATYFPGFISDSVFITMGSINFGFGDWVTMAARYSINNNIISFIDTTALDGYTVLNNKIYNGRYFFNAISPGNFLSTDSIVEIIDFNYSPKVKTIIRVSGQIEFPIIADGIFIDAPVLKSAKNIFIDTVKNLAFALSDMELEVYNCQITTGTTQNIFSRHLSTPSLRIGQEPGNSICIIFLPRHFHPADVSIYTMSGRLAYRFSNVSDESINWRRGNKTGVYLIKAVIDGQTFSAKTILTK